A portion of the Hyalangium minutum genome contains these proteins:
- a CDS encoding dipeptidase, whose amino-acid sequence MRKWIVLGIVAVLVVGTFIGLDVAATRAGRRMNGVHPGPPYTPTKRGAALHSQLFITDLHADPLLWNRDLNERSKDGQVDVPRLLEGNVSLQIFSVVTKTPKHMNTERNDDTTDDVQLLAFAQRWPPSAWFSLKARALYQARKLEDLAEDSDGKLVFMRTRAELEQFLIERQKDRNKVGALLSLEGMHALEGKVEAVDDLYAAGFRMLGFAHFFDNEVSGSAHGMKKEGLTELGRAVVKRMEERGMTLDLAHSSRKTFEDVLAIATRPVVVSHSGVRGTCDNNRNLSDSQLRAIARNGGVVGIGYWSTATCGKDAKAIARAIRYAVSVAGLEHVGLGSDFDGAVTTPFDTAGLVEVTDALIAEGFGEGEIRKIAGENVLRVLRANLPAQ is encoded by the coding sequence GTGAGGAAGTGGATCGTCCTGGGGATTGTGGCTGTCCTGGTTGTGGGCACCTTCATCGGGCTGGACGTGGCCGCCACGCGCGCGGGCCGCCGGATGAACGGCGTCCATCCCGGGCCGCCCTACACCCCGACCAAGCGAGGCGCCGCGCTGCACTCGCAGCTCTTCATCACGGATCTCCATGCGGATCCGCTGCTGTGGAACCGGGACCTGAACGAGCGCTCGAAGGATGGACAGGTGGATGTGCCCCGGCTTCTGGAGGGCAACGTCTCCCTGCAGATCTTCAGCGTCGTCACCAAGACGCCGAAGCACATGAACACCGAGCGCAATGACGACACCACGGATGACGTGCAGTTGCTCGCATTCGCGCAGCGGTGGCCGCCGAGCGCTTGGTTCAGCTTGAAGGCCCGGGCGCTGTACCAGGCCCGGAAGCTGGAGGACTTGGCGGAGGACTCGGACGGCAAGCTGGTGTTCATGCGCACGCGGGCGGAACTGGAGCAGTTCCTTATCGAGCGCCAGAAGGACAGGAACAAGGTGGGGGCGCTGCTCTCGCTCGAGGGTATGCACGCGCTCGAAGGCAAGGTGGAGGCGGTGGACGATCTGTACGCCGCGGGCTTCCGGATGCTGGGGTTCGCCCACTTCTTCGACAACGAGGTGAGCGGGTCGGCCCACGGCATGAAGAAGGAGGGGCTGACGGAACTCGGACGCGCCGTGGTGAAGCGGATGGAGGAGCGGGGCATGACGCTCGATCTTGCGCACTCATCGCGGAAGACCTTCGAGGACGTGCTTGCGATCGCCACCCGGCCGGTGGTCGTGTCGCACTCGGGGGTGAGGGGCACGTGTGACAACAACCGGAACCTGAGCGACAGCCAGCTCCGCGCCATTGCTCGGAACGGTGGGGTGGTGGGTATCGGCTACTGGAGCACCGCGACGTGTGGCAAGGACGCGAAGGCCATCGCCCGTGCCATCCGCTACGCGGTGTCCGTGGCCGGGCTCGAGCACGTCGGGCTTGGCTCGGACTTCGACGGGGCGGTGACGACTCCGTTCGACACCGCGGGCCTCGTGGAGGTGACCGACGCGCTGATCGCTGAGGGCTTCGGGGAAGGGGAGATCCGGAAGATCGCTGGAGAGAATGTGCTGAGGGTCTTGCGAGCGAATCTCCCCGCTCAGTGA
- the gspC gene encoding type II secretion system protein GspC, translating into MRSLIRPAFHAFTFAMLACACLLVAQTVNTLLGASLATLPTASEPARQEPVSASTATVMPLSAEELARYTGLSLRTPSQPSTAVLTVTVPTQLGLKLLGTLTSASTDMSLASVYEPTSQRTRTIAVGSTLQGAEVLAIERTRVLFLNNGQVELLDLTSAPAALGMPSAPPAPAAPTTGFGSSLRQTGPDAYAIARQDVENTLANLNQIATQARVVPSFTDGKPRGFKLFAMRPDSLYAKLGLKNGDILQRINGSTLDDPMRAMEAYHSMKGASRIELQIERDGQPLRKTYTVEN; encoded by the coding sequence ATGAGGTCGCTCATTCGTCCCGCGTTTCATGCGTTTACCTTCGCCATGCTCGCGTGCGCGTGCTTGCTGGTGGCGCAAACGGTCAACACGCTCCTGGGTGCGTCGCTCGCGACACTCCCCACCGCCTCGGAGCCCGCTCGACAGGAGCCCGTCAGCGCCTCGACCGCCACGGTCATGCCCCTCTCCGCCGAAGAGCTGGCCCGCTACACGGGGCTGTCCCTGCGAACTCCTAGTCAGCCCTCCACCGCCGTCCTCACCGTCACCGTGCCCACCCAGCTCGGGCTCAAGCTGCTGGGAACCCTGACCTCCGCCTCGACGGACATGTCCCTGGCCTCCGTGTATGAGCCCACGTCCCAGCGCACGCGCACCATTGCCGTGGGAAGCACGCTTCAGGGTGCCGAGGTCCTCGCAATCGAGCGCACCCGGGTGCTGTTCTTGAACAACGGCCAGGTGGAGCTCCTCGACCTCACCTCGGCCCCAGCGGCTCTCGGGATGCCATCTGCTCCACCGGCTCCGGCCGCGCCCACCACGGGCTTTGGCTCCTCCCTGCGGCAGACAGGCCCCGACGCCTATGCCATCGCGCGCCAGGACGTGGAGAACACGCTGGCCAACCTGAACCAGATCGCCACGCAGGCCCGGGTGGTGCCGTCCTTCACGGACGGAAAGCCCAGGGGCTTCAAGCTGTTCGCCATGAGGCCGGACTCCCTCTACGCCAAGCTCGGCCTGAAGAACGGGGACATCCTCCAGCGCATCAACGGCTCCACGCTCGATGATCCGATGCGCGCCATGGAGGCCTACCACAGCATGAAGGGCGCCTCGCGCATCGAGCTCCAGATCGAGCGCGACGGCCAGCCCCTGCGCAAGACGTACACCGTGGAGAACTGA
- a CDS encoding DUF885 domain-containing protein, producing MFTPRARSALSALLLLSSACTSSRPPSQTEGPGSPAAESTSPSSAQTALRAFVNAHFEDTFRRFPTQATQAGIHTYDGELRGFTPEERAAYLAQLKAELAALPQKVDRAALPPLDQADYDILENHLRARILDQETLRTWERNPNTWLNTASFALFQLVNRDFAPLEQRMRSAISRMKSVPTVFTTAQATLKNPPKLWTEIALMQAQGARALYADTLPKAFEPVKDAALQDAFKQEQARCLAAIDGFIRFLREDLLPRSNGDFAIGEELYRQKLKYEEGVTEDIGSLLAWGQAELKRTQSQFREVAARLAPGKAPMDVYRELGKEHPTPAELVPTTRAMLEEIRQFLVEQRIITIPSDVRALVAETPAFNRSLSFASMSMPGPFETRATEAYYYVTPPEPSWNTEQTEQHMSFYNRHALQLVSIHEAYPGHYVQFLWTNRVDSKVRRMLGSGSFSEGWGLYTEQMMLEQGYGGTGPNADKLRLNQLALYLQRLARYVVGLSLHTRGMTYEQAVRFFEEEAYMTHTNAEREARRGTSDPTYLVYALGKKMLLELREDARARWGSGFTLQRFHDQAVSYGYPPVPILRRLMLGDSPAQ from the coding sequence ATGTTCACGCCGCGTGCAAGGAGCGCCCTCTCCGCGCTCCTGCTGTTGTCCTCCGCCTGCACCTCTTCGCGACCGCCCTCCCAGACGGAGGGCCCTGGCTCCCCGGCTGCCGAGTCCACGAGCCCATCCTCGGCCCAGACGGCGCTGCGCGCCTTCGTAAACGCGCACTTCGAGGACACCTTCCGCCGCTTCCCCACCCAGGCCACCCAAGCCGGCATCCACACCTATGATGGAGAGCTGCGGGGCTTTACGCCCGAGGAGCGCGCCGCCTACCTCGCCCAGCTCAAGGCCGAGCTTGCCGCCCTGCCCCAGAAGGTGGACCGCGCCGCCCTGCCGCCGCTCGACCAGGCCGACTACGACATCCTCGAGAACCACCTCCGGGCACGCATCCTGGACCAAGAGACCCTGCGCACCTGGGAACGCAACCCCAACACCTGGCTGAACACAGCCTCCTTCGCCCTCTTCCAGCTCGTGAACCGGGACTTCGCGCCGCTCGAGCAGCGCATGCGCTCGGCCATCAGCCGCATGAAGAGCGTTCCCACCGTGTTCACCACGGCGCAGGCCACGCTGAAGAACCCGCCCAAGCTGTGGACCGAGATCGCCCTCATGCAGGCCCAGGGCGCCCGCGCTCTCTACGCGGACACCCTGCCCAAGGCCTTCGAGCCCGTGAAGGACGCCGCCCTGCAGGACGCCTTCAAGCAGGAGCAGGCCCGCTGCCTGGCCGCCATCGACGGCTTCATCCGCTTCCTGCGAGAGGACCTGCTGCCCCGCTCGAACGGGGACTTCGCCATCGGCGAGGAGCTCTACCGACAAAAGCTCAAGTACGAAGAGGGCGTCACCGAGGACATCGGCTCCCTGCTCGCCTGGGGCCAGGCGGAGCTGAAGCGCACCCAGAGCCAGTTCCGCGAGGTGGCCGCGCGCCTCGCGCCCGGCAAGGCGCCCATGGACGTCTACCGCGAGCTGGGCAAGGAGCACCCCACCCCGGCCGAGCTGGTGCCCACCACGCGCGCCATGCTGGAGGAGATCCGCCAGTTCCTCGTGGAGCAGCGCATCATCACCATCCCCAGCGACGTGCGCGCCCTGGTGGCCGAGACGCCCGCGTTCAACCGCTCGCTCTCGTTCGCCAGCATGAGCATGCCCGGGCCCTTCGAGACGCGCGCCACCGAGGCCTACTACTACGTGACACCGCCCGAGCCCTCTTGGAACACCGAGCAGACCGAGCAGCACATGAGCTTCTACAACCGCCACGCGCTGCAGCTCGTCTCCATCCATGAGGCCTACCCCGGCCACTACGTGCAGTTCCTGTGGACGAACCGTGTGGACTCGAAGGTGCGGCGGATGCTGGGCTCGGGCTCCTTCAGCGAGGGATGGGGGCTCTACACCGAGCAGATGATGCTGGAGCAGGGCTACGGCGGCACCGGCCCCAACGCGGACAAGCTGCGCCTCAACCAGCTCGCGCTCTACCTGCAGCGCCTGGCGCGCTATGTGGTGGGGCTCTCGCTCCACACGCGGGGGATGACGTACGAGCAGGCCGTGCGCTTCTTCGAGGAGGAGGCGTACATGACGCACACCAACGCCGAGCGCGAGGCGCGCCGGGGCACCTCAGATCCCACGTACCTCGTCTACGCGCTGGGCAAGAAGATGCTGCTGGAGCTGCGAGAGGACGCGCGGGCCCGCTGGGGCTCGGGCTTCACGCTCCAGCGCTTCCACGACCAAGCCGTCTCCTACGGCTACCCGCCTGTTCCGATCCTCCGGCGGCTGATGCTGGGAGACAGCCCGGCACAGTAA